The DNA window AAACTTCAAACATATTTCTGAACAGCTAAAACTTGAACATAAAAAACACATAATAACATTTCCatgtaaatcaaatttataaaatataactcTTTTTAGAGTTTCTtaccaacataaaaataaatgattaactgtataaataaatattttaaaatactttAGAATGGTATTCTTCGAGTCTTGAAGGGTTTAATATATccaataattaaattagaactTAACTTTTTATAGTTAGAATGGTTGACATAAAaacttataatatttattgaatatatttttgataaaaatttaattaaaaaactaacCAAGTATAAACTAAAACGaaattaatttcatataaaataattattcaagtCCTTAAAGGtgatatgaaaaaatatttacttagaATTTAGTTTAAAagattaaaacttaaaaagttgtaatttgtaaaaaatctCTATTAGTCTACACCAATAAAACACCACCAATActtaaaagtataataaaatatttttgtgtaaaaaaattaaagaaaatcaaCGAGATATAAAATAgcattcaaaaataaattactgATTATACTGATTATGATAACGAGTTTTAATGTATTAATTACTgtaccaaaataaattaattattcctTTCAATGTTACAACTTAGTTTACTTTTTGGTTGCATAAATTAGTTACAAATGGATAGAACTTGGATTGAAAAACCTCGAACAACAAAAGAATACCAAGACGGCGTAAATGGATTCCTTGATTTTGCTTTTGCGAGAGCGGCCATTTCGGATAGAATATGTTGTCCATGTCCACGGTGTGCGTTTGGAAAATGGCATAAAAGGGACACAGTTCAGGATCACTTGCTCTTAAAGCCGTTTTTCAAGAATTTTCTTGTTTGGAATCGTCATGGTGAGATACAACCTGCTGAGCCAAGTAGTATAGAAGTGCAAGCGACACCATATCAAGAGAATCCATTAAACACATTAATCAATGATGTATTCGGCCACCATGGGGATGAAGGTATAACGGGAGTGAATGATGCAGTTATAGACAATGGAGGTGAAGACATCGCAGATGAAAGATCACATGAAGCCTCTTTTGATGATGGTAGCGAGTTCAATGAATTTGTAAGAGACGGAAATGAAAAGTTGCATGAGGGCAGTAAATGCACAAAGTTGGagtttataatcaaattgtatCACATAAAGGTTTTGTGTAGAATAAGTGATAATGCCATGACTATGATattgaatttgttgagagatacATTTGATGGAATACAGTTGCCTTCTAGTTTTTATTTGGCCAAGCAAGTAATTTGCAAACTTGGCCTGGAATATACTAAGATAGATACTTCCCCAAACGATTGTATGTTATATCTAGATGACAATCCAGATAACGTACAAGACACATGGAAGTATTGCGGTATATCTAGATGGAGccctaagaaaaaaaagaaaaagcaagctgCAAAAATTTTGCAATACTTTCCATTGAAGCCAAGgttgaaaagattatatatatGTAGCAAGACGGCTGAGCACATGCAATGGCATAATTCTGCACCTGCAAGAGATGGATTACTGAGACTTCCAAGGGACGGCCAAGCGTGGAAGGATTTTAATGCTACGCACACTTTGTTTGCCGAAGAGCCACGAAATGTTCTCTTAGGTCTTGCAATTGATGGTTTTAATCCCTTTGGAGCCTTGAGTTCTACCAATAGCGTTTGGCCTGTGTTCCTGATTCCATACAATCTTCCGCTTTGGATGTGTATGCATCACACTTCTTTCATCTTATCAATGATTATTCCAGGAAAGAAGTCTCCGGGAAATAAGATAGATGTGTACTTGCAGCCCCTTATAGATGAATTGAAAGATTTTATGGAACGATGGTGTGGAGACCTTTGACTCATCATCTGGAAACACATTTAGAATGCATGCAGCTCTTATGTGGACAATAAGTGATTTTCCTGGGTTAGGTATGCTATCTGGTTGGAACACACACACTGGTTTCGCTTGTCCCACTTGTAACTTTGATTTTTATCCTTGTTATCTCCGTCATAGTTCTAAATGGTGCTTCATGGGTCATAGACGTTTTTTGTGAAGAAATCATAGATTTAGACTGAATCGTGTTCGTTTTGACGGAAGCACAGAGGAGCGTGGTCCACCTAAGAAGTTATCAGGTGTTGACATTCTTGAACAACAACTGGATGTTGAAACACGAGATCAGCAACGAGAAGAATCTCATAGTAGTGGGAAGAGACCTCGACGAGAAGTCAAGCAGTGGAACAAGCGAAGCATTTTCTTTGATCTTCCGTACTGGAAAACCAATTCGTTGTGTCATAATTTGGACTTTATGCACATTGAGAAGAATGTGTGTGATAACATTTTGTACACTTTGCTTAATGATAAAGCAAAATCAAAGGATAATCTCAAGGCACGGAAAGATTTGAAAGAAATGGGCATAAGGTGAGATCTCTGGCCACGTGACAATGGATCATatcatttatctttattttcactaACACGTGATACCAAGAAGCTATTTCTTTCAGCTTTGAAGAATGTTGTGCTACCAGATGGATACTCAAGTAACATTTCGAGATGTGTTGATGAAGgacagaaaaaaatttttggattgaAAAGTCATGACTGCCATATTCTTTTGGAGGAATTATTACCAATAGCAATTCGTCATTTACTGCCAGATCATGTTACCGCGGTATTGGTTGAGTTTGGCTCATTCTTTAAGATCCTTTGTGGGAAAAGTTTAAGTACTTCTAAACTTGACAAGCTCCAACAACGCATAGTGATCATCCTTTTCCAATTGGAAATGTTATTTCCTCCATCATTCTTTACCGTTATGGTTCACTTGACAGTCCATCTAGTAGAGGAAGCAAAGCTCGGAGGTCCAGTGCATTATCGATATATGTATCCTGTTGAGAGGTAAAATGTTTTATATGATGAACTAAATATCAACAGAGTTACATCTCTTGTCATGTCatttttacttgatttttttatattattttagggAGTTAGGTCATCTAAAATCCCATGTACGGAATAGAGCACAAGCAGAAGCGTCTATAGCCGAAGGATATCTAGCTGAGGAATGTCTCACTTTTTGTTCTTGCTATTTTGAGGATATAGAGACAAGGTTCAATAGACCTAGACGTGTATGTGATGACCCACTTGACAGGGGATGCTCAGAATCTTGCCTCTTTCCGACGGTGGGTAAAGCAGGGAGTTCTGGTACATTTTTTACTTTAAGTGAAAAGCAAAAGCTACAAGCCCATAGATATGTGTTACTGAATTGTCAAGCCGTCAAGGATTATGTGAAGTGGGTAAACATTTTGAGGTTATTTGCAGTAATATATTCATAATCTATATTAGTTGGTGACGTACTCTAAATCCAATTTAAATCTTCATGCAGTGAATTCAGGAAATACATAATAAGAAGCTCAAAGGGAAGGAGAGCGAACTCCACAGACATAGAGAAGAGAGTGTTTAAGGATTTTGTTTCGTGGTTTGAAAAACGAGTAAGTTACTTAAGTATTAGAGTTTATGAAATGGGAAGCTTGTTAAGATATAAATGTTTTAAACCTCATAACTTATCCCAATTTCAGATAATGAACCCGGATACCATAGAACAGCTATCTACTGACATAAAATTTTTAGCACGAGGCCCCTTATCAAATGCAACGAGATATAGtgcttataaaattaatggttGCACATTTCGAACTGTTGATCGTGAAGAAGGTATGAGGACACAGAATAGTGGAGTATATTTAACATCTAGCACACCATGTGTTGCAAGTCGAGTTGACAGAAATTTAAGACAAGGTGATGTACCCTATTATGGGAAGTTGGAGGATATAATTGAGCTTAGCTATTATGGGCGATTCACTGTTGTTCTCTTCAAATGTAAATGGGCTGATTCTACTCGACATAGAGGATATAGAAGAGATCAATGAAATTTTCATTGCGTTAACTTTGATAGGCCCATTCATACCGATGAACATGAAGAAGACGAGCCTTATATTTTAGCGTCACAAGCATCAATGGTGTGCTATGTAAATGATGTCGTTAACAAAGGATGGAGTACTGTTGTCCATTTAAAACCAAGAGATTTGTATGAAATGGGTTATGAAATTGAAGAGGCTGCAGATGAGGACGAGCCACATCAAAAGCAGGCTCTTGATCAATTTTTTGGTAACAATGATGAATACATGCAGTTGGCAACAAACCAATTGATTGATGACGTAGTTGACTGATAATGAGAAATCTAAGGTTTAAGCttatatttgttaatttaaGGTTATGATTAATCCTTTGATTTCTTCATAAAGTTTATCTTTAGCCTAATTTTCTGTGAATATAACATGCTTTTTGAGCTAATTTATCAAACTTTTTGTTGTTAAATGCATCTGCAGCAATGCCAAAGTGTAAACGTTTTGCTAATCCGCTGAAATCAGCTCCTCAACCTGAAAGGGGTTTTGATCAATCTAATGAGGACATAGTACACAATTCACCTACGGATAGCTCACCACCTAATCATGATTCCATAATGCAAGGCAATCCGGATAGTACTACGGATCACTCACTTCCTAACCAAGGATCCCAAGAACATACTAGGCACTTTGGTGGACGTCAATCTTCTGAATATTGGACAGTGGAGACAATAGGTACGGTGCACAATAAATTTGTTGTCTCATGCTAAGTTTCTAgataattgtttttcaaataaatgcaaatgattatattttaatctttatatgttattttttttatgcaatttctgGTATGAAAGTAGAGAAGTGATCAAATGATTTCTGAATATACAGTATGCCAATATGTATAGATCTAATGCTTTTCATTCATGTaagtttaaaatatatatagcattttttggatttggattctctaaattttgaattttactttaaagagtaaaatttgatcttttaccatttatttcataggtaggatcaagagaaaatatgagagagaaaccATTTAAGGGTGAGAGATCaaactttactctctaaagtgaaattcaaaatttagaggatccaaatccgcATTTTTTAGTTTGTTGGAATACACAtgttttcaatatttaaaaCTGAATCTTTTATAGAGGTAGTTTAATCAATAgtgttttaaaataatcaagTTTATTCCATTATACTCTTCCGTTTTAAAATAAGTCAAGTTTTAAAAAggatagttattttaaaatagagaaaaaaaataagtatttgAGTTGTATAATTATTCGGCaggtttaaataaattttttgaatcaataaacttggtttatttttaaagttttcttacaacaaaagaaacaaggaaagggCGAATTTCTACAATACAGATGGATTTCGTTTAAAAAAGTATTAAgtcattttatatattttctttttataaatcattttgcaattttaattattgggaaaaaagaatttaatagAAGGATTTgtcttttaatattaattactcAATTATGGTTTTTGTAATGCGTTTAAAATTTCTTTAATATCCTCTTAACAGACAGATTCGTTACACGTATCACATCccacataataaaataataacataagatACATAGTTCCAATCATTCATTGTTCTATATTGCTATGATTGAATGATGCTAAAGTTTATTTAGTTGGAGCCATATGTTAAAAATTTCAATGGTCTGAAAATTTAGCCCAAaatatttcttaaattttttacccAACTCCCGagtcagaaaataaaaatatgaaatagtACTACTCTTATATTATTACTAGACAATAAGGTTATATGCATATGTATTGTTCAACGTTTTGTGAAATCTCATTATGTACCATTCAGACTTTTAGAATGGGAACATGGCAATGTGTGAATtgctctctctatctctcttaaTTAATTGGATGTCCAGTTAATTActttatgatttgagtaataTAATGATCATATCTAATAATTAAGGTGGCCAAATTgcattcttaattaattaatatctcAATCCAACTTGGCCACTGGTAAGTGTGAcgaatgtaacaccctaccatacagagtcttatgcttaagtcataattcagagatggcaaggtattacgacctctaaaataaaaaaaagatttagtacatatagtagtaggAATGATTgatataactaggagcctttgtagaaaaaggggtaaacaaaaaccatcgcaactctaaagcgcaacactccgatcgataacgtaacgaataaggataaaccaacgcgagattatatatatacaaaggagtgtcaaaaacagggatatcaagactcaagatccggctgcgaagataaccggtccgagcataacattatatacatatgaaaaaaaataaggaaaaccccaaggaaacccaaagggacaccaatacataaaacctattctctaaaattctcccataagaggagtcatcacagtttgtattatttaatggagataaaagtatctaagcaaaacatataaaccgaaacatagccccgagaacaaaggatcttcgcaaNNNNNNNNNNNNNNNNNNNNNNNNNNNNNNNNNNNNNNNNNNNNNNNNNNNNNNNNNNNNNNNNNNNNNNNNNNNNNNNNNNNNNNNNNNNNNNNNNNNNNNNNNNNNNNNNNNNNNNNNNNNNNNNNNNNNNNNNNNNNNNNNNNNNNNNNNNNNNNNNNNNNNNNNNNNNNNNNNNNNNNNNNNNNNNNNNNNNNNNNNNNNNNNNNNNNNNNNNNNNNNNNNNNNNNNNNNNNNNNNNNNNNNNNNNNNNNNNNNNNNNNNNNNNNNNNNNNNNNNNNNNNNNNNNNNNNNNNNNNNNNNNNNNNNNNNNNNNNNNNNNNNNNNNNNNNNNNNNNNNNNNNNNNNNNNNNNNNNNNNNNNNNNNNNNNNNNNNNNNNNNNNNNNNNNNNNNNNNNNNNNNNNNNNNNNNNNNNNNNNNNNNNNNNNNNNNNNNNNNNNNNNNNNNNNNNNNNNNNNNNNNNNNNNNNNNNNNNNNNNNNNNNNNNNNNNNNNNNNNNNNNNNNNNNNNNNNNNNNNNNNNNNNNNNNNNNNNNNNNNNNNNNNNNNNNNNNNNNNNNNNNNNNNNNNNNNNNNNNNNNNNNNNNNNNNNNNNNNNNNNNNNNNNNNNNNNNNNNNNNNNNNNNNNNNNNNNNNNNNNNNNNNNNNNNNNNNNNNNNNNNNNNNNNNNNNNNNNNNNNNNNNNNNNNNNNNNNNNNNNNNNNNNNNNNNNNNNNNNNNNNNNNNNNNNNNNNNNNNNNNNNNNNNNNNNNNNNNNNNNNNNNNNNNNNNNNNNNNNNNNNNNNNNNNNNNNNNNNNNNNNNNNNNNNNNNNNNNNNNNNNNNNNNNNNNNNNNNNNNNNNNNNNNNNNNNNNNNNNNNNNNNNNNNNNNNNNNNNNNNNNNNNNNNNNNNNNNNNNNNNNNNNNNNNNNNNNNNNNNNNNNNNNNNNNNNNNNNNNNNNNNNNNNNNNNNNNNNNNNNNNNNNNNNNNNNNNNNNNNNNNNNNNNNNNNNNNNNNNNNNNNNNNNNNNNNNNNNNNNNNNNNNNNNNNNNNNNNNNNNNNNNNNNNNNNNNNNNNNNNNNNNNNNNNNNNNNNNNNNNNNNNNNNNNNNNNNNNNNNNNNNNNNNNNNNNNNNNNNNNNNNNNNNNNNNNNNNNNNNNNNNNNNNNNNNNNNNNNNNNNNNNNNNNNNNNNNNNNNNNNNNNNNNNNNNNNNNNNNNNNNNNNNNNNNNNNNNNNNNNNNNNNNNNNNNNNNNNNNNNNNNNNNNNNNNNNNNNNNNNNNNNNNNNNNNNNNNNNNNNNttctgctaaaaattttctaagttaaaagctgcagaattcaccaatttaaaccccaatcttccaacggacataacttt is part of the Arachis duranensis cultivar V14167 chromosome 1, aradu.V14167.gnm2.J7QH, whole genome shotgun sequence genome and encodes:
- the LOC107481554 gene encoding uncharacterized protein LOC107481554, translating into MDMEVLHSTPTEMLGSHSLSFPILSPEEHGTADRDDAMPPEDRNASTFGKRSPKVVHLESDSEAEGEESDNPGQKEDTMEEDPKEELNPCGSPKVEYVPYSPTSAPRRVLIHPTQRNRVFTARKGVGGRPLVWVPLAAAVHVIAVAVRVQSGSCAFIQKLQMDRTWIEKPRTTKEYQDGVNGFLDFAFARAAISDRICCPCPRCAFGKWHKRDTVQDHLLLKPFFKNFLVWNRHGEIQPAEPSSIEVQATPYQENPLNTLINDVFGHHGDEGITGVNDAVIDNGGEDIADERSHEASFDDGSEFNEFVRDGNEKLHEGSKCTKLEFIIKLYHIKVLCRISDNAMTMILNLLRDTFDGIQLPSSFYLAKQVICKLGLEYTKIDTSPNDCMLYLDDNPDNVQDTWKYCGISRWSPKKKKKKQAAKILQYFPLKPRLKRLYICSKTAEHMQWHNSAPARDGLLRLPRDGQAWKDFNATHTLFAEEPRNVLLGLAIDGFNPFGALSSTNSVWPVFLIPYNLPLWMCMHHTSFILSMIIPGKKSPGNKIDVYLQPLIDELKDFMERWYAIWLEHTHWFRLSHLFRLNRVRFDGSTEERGPPKKLSGVDILEQQLDVETRDQQREESHSSGKRPRREVKQWNKRSIFFDLPYWKTNSLCHNLDFMHIEKNVCDNILYTLLNDKAKSKDNLKARKDLKEMGISLSTSKLDKLQQRIVIILFQLEMLFPPSFFTVMVHLTVHLVEEAKLGGPVHYRYMYPVERELGHLKSHVRNRAQAEASIAEGYLAEECLTFCSCYFEDIETRFNRPRRVCDDPLDRGCSESCLFPTVGKAGSSGTFFTLSEKQKLQAHRYVLLNCQAVKDYVKWVNILSEFRKYIIRSSKGRRANSTDIEKRVFKDFVSWFEKRIMNPDTIEQLSTDIKFLARGPLSNATRYSAYKINGCTFRTVDREEGMRTQNSGVYLTSSTPCVASRVDRNLRQGDVPYYGKLEDIIELSYYGRFTVVLFKCKWADSTRHRGYRRDQ